In Sulfitobacter albidus, the following proteins share a genomic window:
- a CDS encoding glycosyltransferase, with translation MTRGIPFARRLTFVVGMHRSGTSALARTLNLTGLRTPGNLIPQNEFNETGYWESRDVVSFNDLLLNGQDRHWSDPKPLELAWAKTPSLAADRAEALRVMQIALPGLRAGVVKDPRLSRTLPLWREALEGTGAAPVCLIACRHPLEVAQSLARRNGMDRDHALLLWETYTLEAEHASRGLPRAFVFYDDLLPDWRGTLGPALAQCGETLAVDHWLGAHNIDAYLSPRHRTHVSDLQDTPLPAAVKELWSLLQEGDPDTSIAGFDTLRAGWRRAWQQRAADAGPSAFPPKIAAWHLERSDHLASLGHLTAARDAARRATVLDPQKSGYWFALAKRLIALQRFREALKSLRRAIHLTPEVCAYHRTLAETLLKLGRPNKARAAVQAALALDPDQAELHFINGNILAAKAMPAAAIHCFERAIELQSGVAAYHFALSKALRAKGAVRRAETHARAALQLAPAQPVYLMVCATQARDAGDLATAERLFARAVPCHADPALPAHAQADVLHRMGRTDEAITLLRDTIRQEPGHGHLHDLLGRVLAKEGQVQAAGPAFDAARALDLLALEPPPAQETPGDVARAALAQLCQTAPPGPLIEQRCHRLLAGAAAQVWARDLVTALERPPETSQDRQQCWPLGTQQLADTPPRVAPRARAQTRCTLSIMIPVYNVKNAGWLRGCIDSILQQDPGGDLAEIVVVDDASPDGGAQEIVQDYAPRVQFHRNPQNLGLIGNHNQCLDIARGDFVHFVHQDDRILPGFYDALLGPLQQDETRVAAFSGWQFIGETGAVSGQWPAETRAAGVRADLLEALALYSWMTFPSIIVRRSAYEAVGGFSPGFPFVFDVDMWARLAALGPVWSAPAPLAQYRSHAGSATYGFSELERLTDRMRVRARTIARLAPARREAVARATFDMFFQVSWRSLVNPASALTQGDVVDTVDLLGRGWTTPTQRRAMTDLLIRHRGKT, from the coding sequence ATGACGCGCGGTATTCCTTTCGCGCGGCGGTTGACGTTCGTTGTCGGGATGCACCGCTCCGGCACCTCCGCGCTGGCGCGCACGCTCAATCTGACCGGGCTTCGCACACCGGGAAACCTTATCCCACAAAACGAGTTCAACGAGACCGGTTATTGGGAGTCCCGCGATGTGGTTTCTTTCAACGATCTGTTGCTGAACGGCCAGGACCGGCATTGGTCAGACCCAAAGCCACTGGAGCTGGCATGGGCGAAGACACCCTCCCTTGCCGCGGATCGCGCCGAAGCGTTGCGCGTGATGCAGATTGCCCTTCCCGGTTTGCGCGCGGGCGTCGTCAAGGATCCCCGCCTGTCGCGCACCCTGCCGCTGTGGCGGGAGGCACTGGAGGGCACGGGCGCCGCCCCCGTCTGTCTGATCGCGTGCAGGCACCCGCTGGAGGTGGCGCAATCGCTGGCCCGGCGCAACGGGATGGACCGCGACCATGCGCTCTTGCTGTGGGAAACCTACACGCTGGAGGCCGAACACGCGTCCCGTGGTCTACCCCGCGCGTTTGTATTCTACGATGATCTTTTGCCCGACTGGCGCGGCACGCTCGGCCCGGCCCTCGCGCAATGTGGCGAGACGCTGGCGGTGGATCATTGGCTCGGCGCACACAACATTGACGCCTATTTGTCGCCACGCCACCGCACCCATGTCAGCGACCTGCAAGACACACCTTTGCCGGCCGCCGTCAAAGAGCTTTGGTCCCTCTTGCAAGAGGGTGATCCCGACACAAGCATCGCGGGTTTTGACACGCTCCGCGCGGGGTGGCGACGCGCATGGCAGCAGCGCGCAGCCGATGCGGGCCCATCCGCCTTCCCGCCAAAAATTGCGGCCTGGCACCTAGAGCGGAGCGATCATCTGGCCTCCCTGGGCCATCTTACCGCCGCGCGGGACGCCGCGCGCAGGGCCACCGTGCTGGATCCGCAGAAATCGGGCTACTGGTTTGCGCTGGCAAAACGGCTGATCGCCCTTCAGCGATTTCGCGAAGCTCTCAAATCCCTGCGCCGGGCGATCCATCTGACGCCCGAAGTGTGCGCCTACCATCGCACCCTCGCGGAAACCCTGTTGAAGCTGGGCCGTCCAAACAAGGCCCGCGCGGCGGTTCAGGCGGCCCTTGCCCTCGACCCCGATCAGGCGGAGCTGCACTTCATCAATGGCAACATCCTTGCGGCAAAAGCGATGCCCGCCGCGGCAATCCATTGTTTTGAACGCGCGATAGAGCTGCAATCGGGCGTTGCCGCCTATCATTTTGCACTTTCAAAGGCTTTGCGCGCAAAGGGCGCCGTCCGGCGCGCCGAAACGCACGCGCGCGCGGCCCTGCAACTGGCCCCCGCGCAGCCCGTGTATCTGATGGTCTGCGCCACGCAGGCGCGCGATGCAGGTGACCTCGCCACGGCGGAACGGCTTTTTGCGCGGGCAGTGCCCTGCCACGCGGATCCGGCTTTGCCTGCCCACGCGCAGGCGGACGTCCTGCACCGGATGGGTCGCACCGATGAGGCAATCACCTTGTTGCGCGACACCATCCGGCAGGAGCCGGGGCACGGTCACCTGCACGATCTGCTGGGGCGCGTTCTGGCGAAAGAGGGCCAAGTGCAGGCCGCCGGACCAGCCTTTGACGCGGCCCGTGCCCTTGACCTTCTGGCGCTTGAGCCACCTCCCGCGCAGGAGACCCCCGGCGACGTGGCGCGCGCGGCCCTCGCACAGCTGTGCCAGACGGCACCCCCCGGTCCGTTGATCGAACAACGCTGCCACCGCTTGCTTGCCGGTGCCGCCGCGCAGGTCTGGGCGCGTGATCTGGTCACAGCCCTCGAACGTCCGCCTGAAACAAGTCAGGACAGACAGCAATGCTGGCCACTGGGCACACAACAGCTTGCCGACACGCCCCCGCGCGTGGCGCCGCGGGCACGGGCGCAGACCCGCTGCACCCTGTCGATCATGATTCCCGTCTACAACGTCAAGAACGCAGGCTGGCTGCGTGGCTGCATTGACAGCATCCTGCAGCAGGATCCGGGTGGGGACTTGGCCGAGATCGTGGTGGTCGACGATGCGTCCCCCGATGGCGGTGCGCAGGAGATTGTCCAAGACTACGCCCCGCGCGTGCAGTTTCACCGCAATCCGCAAAACCTTGGCCTGATTGGCAATCACAATCAGTGTCTGGACATTGCGCGCGGCGACTTTGTGCACTTCGTGCATCAGGACGACAGGATCCTGCCGGGCTTCTACGACGCGTTGCTGGGTCCTTTGCAGCAGGATGAAACACGCGTTGCCGCCTTTTCCGGCTGGCAGTTCATCGGCGAAACCGGCGCCGTGAGCGGACAGTGGCCCGCCGAAACCCGCGCGGCGGGCGTGCGCGCGGATCTTCTCGAAGCGCTTGCGCTTTATTCATGGATGACGTTTCCCTCGATTATCGTGCGCCGCAGCGCTTATGAGGCAGTCGGGGGGTTTTCACCCGGCTTCCCCTTCGTATTTGACGTGGATATGTGGGCCAGGCTGGCGGCCCTTGGCCCGGTATGGAGCGCGCCTGCCCCGCTCGCCCAGTATCGCAGCCACGCAGGGTCGGCGACCTACGGCTTTTCAGAGCTCGAACGGCTGACGGACCGCATGCGCGTCCGGGCGCGCACGATCGCGCGTCTGGCGCCTGCCCGCCGGGAGGCCGTCGCACGCGCCACATTCGATATGTTCTTTCAGGTCAGCTGGCGATCCCTTGTCAATCCCGCAAGCGCGCTAACTCAAGGGGACGTGGTCGACACCGTCGATCTTCTGGGCCGTGGATGGACCACGCCCACCCAAAGACGCGCAATGACCGACCTGCTGATCCGCCACCGGGGAAAGACATGA